The Phoenix dactylifera cultivar Barhee BC4 chromosome 9, palm_55x_up_171113_PBpolish2nd_filt_p, whole genome shotgun sequence genome window below encodes:
- the LOC103710235 gene encoding transcription repressor MYB5-like, with amino-acid sequence MRNPSSRSGPGSSSALSSPAAGSRSVMKQRQKGAPTPCCSKVGVKRGPWTPEEDEVLAKFVRKEGEGQWRTLPHRAGLLRCGKSCRLRWMNYLRPSIKRGPIAPDEEDLILRLHRLLGNRWSLIAGRIPGRTDNEIKNYWNTHLSKKLISQGIDPRTHKPLISFSTNPDALLPEGPKIQPPARIPCRNPNPNPNANPAGSPIPSVHQQISGGHGGVGPHDDRDGFFGSVSLEQDDGWQNTEASASMDLQGSQGGGDTGEDDVLSSFLDSLINDDIFLQNQHQNVNCNDNNNNGQIQSNDPSISLGPGFGLGTLWESTFASPARLDEEIHGQVVDHAGK; translated from the exons atgaggaaCCCGTCGTCAAGGTCAGGCCCAGGATCTTCGTCGGCTTTGTCGTCGCCGGCGGCGGGTTCGAGGTCGGTGATGAAGCAGCGGCAAAAAGGAGCGCCGACGCCGTGCTGCAGCAAGGTGGGGGTGAAGAGGGGGCCGTGGACGCCGGAGGAGGACGAGGTGCTGGCGAAGTTCGTCAGGAAAGAAGGGGAGGGGCAGTGGCGGACGCTGCCGCACCGCGCGGGGCTCCTCCGCTGCGGGAAGAGTTGCCGCCTCCGGTGGATGAACTACCTCCGCCCCTCCATCAAGCGCGGCCCCATCGCCCCTGACGAGGAGGACCTCATCCTCCGACTCCACCGCCTTCTCGGCAACCG GTGGTCACTGATAGCTGGGAGGATCCCCGGGCGAACCGATAACGAGATCAAGAACTACTGGAACACCCACCTCAGCAAGAAGCTAATCAGCCAAGGCATCGATCCCCGCACCCACAAGCCCTTGATCTCCTTCTCCACGAATCCTGATGCCCTCCTCCCGGAGGGTCCCAAAAtccagccgccagcaagaataCCATGCcgcaaccctaaccctaaccctaatgcAAACCCTGCAGGCTCCCCCATACCTTCTGTTCACCAACAAATAAGTGGTGGTCATGGAGGCGTCGGCCCTCATGACGATCGTGATGGCTTCTTCGGCAGCGTGAGTCTGGAACAAGATGATGGATGGCAGAACACCGAGGCGTCTGCTTCCATGGATTTGCAGGGAAGCCAAGGAGGAGGTGACACTGGAGAAGATGATgtcctctcctccttcctcgaCTCTCTCATCAATGATGACATTTTCCTGCAGAACCAGCACCAGAATGTTAATTGTAATGACAACAACAACAACGGGCAGATTCAATCAAACGATCCTAGTATATCTTTAGGACCAGGTTTTGGCCTTGGAACATTATGGGAATCTACCTTCGCGTCTCCAGCTCGTCTGGATGAGGAGATTCATGGGCAAGTTGTAGACCATGCAGGCAAGTAG